A stretch of Vigna angularis cultivar LongXiaoDou No.4 chromosome 4, ASM1680809v1, whole genome shotgun sequence DNA encodes these proteins:
- the LOC108329976 gene encoding F-box protein At1g67340: protein MRAPFKHTKKKADLFECLPDDLLVFILSKLSSTASSPSEFINIVLTCKRLNRLGLHRLVLSKAGPKVFAVKPRNWSEKTHTFFKHCVNAGNVDACYTLGMIRFYCLENRGSGLSLMAKAAMKLHAPALYSLAVIQFNGSGGSKHDKDLRAGVALSARASLLGHIDALRELGHCLQDGYGVRQNVAEGRRMLVQANVRELAYLLREVTPSASDSLMLTWRTAVTCQRDVTALLSDYGYRIPVPEVQPVNRFLREWFESGKGKLEEGLRLCSHIGCGRPETRPHEFRRCSVCGKVNYCSRGCQAMDWKLKHKMECSPTEHYAEGGAGVDLNNEFAIPNDAV from the exons ATGAGAGCTCCATTCAAGCACACCAAGAAGAAAGCCGATCTCTTTGAATGTCTTCCCGATGATCTTCTGGTTTTCATTCTCTCTAAACTTAGCTCCACCGCTTCTTCCCCTTCGGAATTCATAAACATCGTCTTAAC ATGCAAGAGATTAAACCGGTTAGGCCTGCACCGTCTCGTGTTATCCAAAGCCGGGCCTAAAGTGTTCGCCGTAAAGCCCAGAAATTGGTCGGAAAAGACTCACACTTTTTTTAAACACTGCGTTAACGCCGGCAACGTGGACGCCTGTTACACTCTCGGAATG ATCCGATTTTACTGTCTGGAAAACCGAGGGAGCGGACTTTCGTTGATGGCGAAGGCGGCTATGAAGCTGCACGCGCCGGCTCTATACTCGCTAGCGGTTATACAGTTCAATGGCAGCGGCGGCTCCAAACACGACAAGGATCTACGCGCGGGCGTGGCTTTGTCTGCGCGTGCGTCGCTGCTCGGGCACATCGACGCGCTTCGGGAGTTGGGTCATTGTCTCCAGGATGGCTACGGCGTGCGGCAGAACGTGGCGGAGGGGAGGCGGATGCTGGTGCAGGCCAACGTGCGGGAGCTCGCGTACTTGTTACGCGAGGTGACTCCTTCTGCTTCTGACTCTCTGATGCTGACGTGGAGGACGGCAGTGACGTGTCAGAGAGATGTCACAGCGTTGTTGAGTGACTACGGTTACAGAATTCCTGTACCGGAAGTGCAACCGGTGAATCGTTTTTTAAGAGAGTGGTTTGAATCCGGCAAAGGAAAATTAGAGGAAGGATTGAGGTTATGCTCCCACATTGGATGTGGCCGACCGGAAACTCGACCGCACGAATTTCGACGCTGTTCTGTTTGTGGGAAAGTTAATTATTGCTCACGTGGATGCCAAGCCATGGATTGGAAGTTAAAGCATAAAATGGAGTGTTCGCCCACTGAACACTATGCGGAAGGAGGTGCCGGTGTAGACCTAAATAACGAGTTTGCCATTCCAAACGATGCCGTTTGA